In Anaerolineales bacterium, the following proteins share a genomic window:
- a CDS encoding sigma-70 family RNA polymerase sigma factor: MDVDKILMVDEEEEFPAIARLVELGRQKSYVTLDDILHFFPEAEQDVEQLEEAFSALLSAGIPFVEDTATAEPTEDELVAVEATEAEPEIDLALDDYLANIDTDDTIGLYLKEVSRVPLLTAEEEVKLAQRIERGRMSREELAKGNATPRRRADLRKLIEDGWAAREHLITANSRLVISVAKKYMGRGVPFLDLIQEGNIGLIRATKKFDYRRGHKFSTYATWWIRQAVTRAIADQGRTIRVPVHMGDQINKLLRVQHQLTQRLGREPSVEEIAEALDVPPKKVENMIQVARRPLSLETPTDDEEDSVLGDFIEDDEAPPPDDTATYNLLKEHLGEVLNGLPPREVRILQLRYGLLDGQAYTLEEVGRKMGVTRERVRQIEAQALSRLRHPTIRRKLRDYLGE; this comes from the coding sequence ATGGATGTAGATAAGATTTTGATGGTGGATGAAGAAGAGGAGTTTCCCGCGATCGCGCGGCTGGTCGAGTTGGGGCGGCAGAAATCATACGTCACGCTCGATGATATTCTCCACTTCTTCCCTGAAGCCGAACAGGATGTGGAACAGCTCGAAGAGGCTTTTTCGGCTCTCTTAAGCGCGGGGATTCCCTTCGTGGAGGATACCGCCACCGCGGAACCCACCGAGGACGAGCTCGTCGCGGTGGAAGCCACAGAAGCCGAGCCGGAAATTGACCTCGCCCTCGACGATTACCTCGCCAACATTGATACGGATGACACGATCGGCTTGTACCTCAAAGAGGTCAGCCGCGTTCCCCTGCTCACCGCAGAGGAAGAAGTAAAACTCGCACAGCGCATCGAACGCGGGCGTATGTCGCGCGAAGAACTGGCAAAAGGAAACGCCACTCCCCGCCGCCGCGCCGACCTGCGCAAACTCATCGAAGACGGCTGGGCGGCGCGCGAACACCTCATCACAGCCAACTCGCGCTTGGTCATTTCTGTTGCCAAAAAATACATGGGACGCGGCGTTCCCTTCCTCGATCTGATCCAGGAAGGCAATATCGGTCTCATCCGCGCGACCAAGAAATTCGACTATCGCCGCGGACACAAATTCTCCACCTACGCCACGTGGTGGATTCGCCAAGCGGTCACGCGCGCTATCGCCGATCAGGGACGCACGATCCGCGTCCCGGTCCACATGGGCGACCAGATCAACAAACTCCTGCGCGTGCAACACCAGCTGACCCAACGTCTCGGGCGCGAACCCAGCGTGGAAGAAATTGCCGAAGCGCTCGATGTCCCGCCGAAGAAAGTCGAGAACATGATTCAGGTGGCGCGGCGTCCACTCTCGCTGGAAACCCCGACCGACGATGAAGAAGATTCGGTCCTCGGCGATTTCATCGAAGACGATGAGGCGCCTCCACCCGACGACACTGCCACATACAACCTTTTGAAAGAACACCTCGGCGAAGTGTTGAACGGATTGCCGCCGCGCGAAGTCCGCATTTTGCAATTGCGCTACGGCTTGCTCGACGGGCAGGCATACACCCTCGAAGAAGTGGGTCGCAAAATGGGCGTGACGCGCGAACGCGTCCGCCAGATCGAAGCCCAAGCCTTGAGCCGCCTGCGCCACCCGACCATTCGGCGCAAATTGAGAGATTATTTGGGAGAGTAA
- a CDS encoding DUF4340 domain-containing protein, which translates to MRRSTLAYLLALLIAVGAYYFVNNRKETTENAATAEPTEAIVYLFNAEDGVPSSIRIEAKTGETVEVAKNADNAWALIQPLKASADQSAPEAAVSQLTTLQIEDTIPNLDLEVVGLNDPEYAIIVRYSDKVERKVAIGVITPTENGYYALSPSGDVVIVDKASIDSLLNLLRNPPYLETPTPSPVPTETPLPSSTPEPATPTSTASAP; encoded by the coding sequence ATGCGTCGTTCGACTCTCGCGTACCTCCTAGCGCTGTTGATCGCAGTAGGAGCCTATTACTTCGTCAACAACCGCAAAGAAACCACAGAAAACGCCGCCACGGCTGAACCAACCGAGGCTATCGTCTATCTCTTCAACGCGGAAGATGGGGTCCCCTCCAGTATTCGCATTGAAGCAAAAACGGGCGAAACCGTCGAAGTAGCGAAAAATGCCGATAACGCGTGGGCGTTGATCCAGCCGCTCAAAGCCTCAGCAGACCAAAGTGCGCCCGAAGCGGCAGTGAGTCAACTCACCACACTGCAAATCGAAGACACCATCCCCAATCTCGATCTCGAAGTCGTCGGCTTGAACGATCCTGAATATGCCATCATTGTCAGATATAGCGATAAGGTGGAACGAAAAGTAGCCATCGGTGTTATCACCCCAACAGAAAATGGATACTACGCGCTCAGCCCAAGTGGAGACGTGGTGATAGTGGACAAAGCCTCCATTGACTCACTGCTCAACTTGTTGCGCAATCCGCCTTATTTGGAGACGCCCACCCCCAGCCCTGTTCCGACAGAGACCCCGCTTCCTTCTTCGACGCCCGAGCCTGCCACGCCAACTTCGACCGCCTCCGCTCCTTAG
- a CDS encoding Gldg family protein, with product MKKKNTQPAWRNYTFVALIVALLACISTALLGAAKGVIALGLYTAESPERLTNALWVSLGLLIIGLAVYAFLEPAKVQRFLTGRQAKYGGNTLIAVIAFTLTLVIVNFLAFDNPTQVADLTEEQANTLAPEMVTALEKLPEKVTATAFFTQNRSRESAEQLFGNIKANSKDKFDYEFVDPNRDPQRAREAGITGDGKVLLQMGDRSEIAASATESEILKALIRLINPEDRVVYFLTGHGERDPEQINEDNTALTRAGTTLKSKNYGVKSLSLLAENKIPEDADVIIIAGPQRPISEKEVELLRGFLNGGGALVVMEDPTILTNFGDAADPLAAMLTEDWGITLNNDFIIDLESSDPRLSIGFAESYDTSHPITSQISNLDSFFPLTRSLTLDFSKQGVELSQLVSTTDRSWGEKNFDSLTEAGWPPSYDEATETLGPLALAAASENLTTGGRVVVFGTSQFASDQVFDSGYGNSDLFINSVDWAAEQDAIGITPKQPVSRVFQPASQLRMLMLMLIVGLVMPGIFIALGIVTWLQRRRQG from the coding sequence ATGAAAAAGAAGAATACCCAACCCGCGTGGCGAAACTACACATTCGTCGCGCTTATCGTCGCGCTGCTGGCATGTATCTCCACTGCTTTGCTCGGCGCCGCCAAAGGCGTGATCGCGCTTGGCTTATACACCGCTGAATCCCCCGAGCGGCTCACCAATGCGCTTTGGGTCAGCCTGGGGCTGCTGATCATCGGACTTGCGGTGTATGCGTTCCTTGAGCCGGCAAAAGTCCAGCGATTTCTCACTGGCAGACAGGCAAAATACGGAGGCAACACGCTTATTGCTGTGATCGCCTTCACGCTTACGTTGGTCATCGTCAACTTCCTAGCCTTCGACAACCCAACCCAAGTCGCAGACTTGACCGAAGAGCAAGCGAACACGCTTGCTCCCGAAATGGTCACAGCGCTAGAAAAGTTGCCTGAAAAAGTCACCGCTACCGCGTTCTTTACACAGAACCGAAGCAGAGAGTCGGCGGAACAGCTCTTCGGGAATATCAAAGCCAACAGCAAAGATAAATTCGATTATGAATTCGTAGATCCGAACCGCGACCCTCAACGAGCGCGCGAAGCGGGCATCACCGGCGACGGGAAAGTCCTTTTGCAAATGGGAGATCGTTCTGAGATCGCCGCGTCTGCTACTGAATCCGAGATTCTGAAAGCGTTGATCCGGCTCATTAACCCGGAGGACCGCGTCGTATACTTCCTTACCGGGCATGGCGAACGCGACCCCGAACAGATTAACGAAGACAACACCGCTCTGACCCGCGCAGGCACAACGCTAAAGAGCAAAAACTACGGCGTGAAAAGTCTAAGTTTGCTCGCCGAGAACAAAATTCCGGAAGATGCGGACGTGATCATCATTGCCGGCCCTCAACGTCCCATTTCGGAAAAAGAGGTCGAACTATTGCGCGGGTTTCTTAATGGAGGCGGAGCTTTAGTGGTCATGGAAGACCCAACCATCCTGACAAACTTTGGCGACGCGGCTGATCCCTTGGCTGCCATGTTAACAGAAGATTGGGGCATCACGCTTAATAACGATTTCATAATTGACCTCGAGAGTTCCGACCCACGGCTCAGCATCGGGTTCGCCGAGTCATACGATACCAGTCACCCGATCACCAGCCAAATCTCGAACCTCGATTCGTTCTTCCCGCTCACACGAAGCCTGACGCTGGATTTCAGCAAACAGGGAGTTGAACTCAGCCAACTCGTTTCAACGACCGACCGCTCGTGGGGAGAAAAGAATTTCGATAGCCTCACCGAGGCTGGCTGGCCCCCCAGCTACGATGAAGCGACGGAAACTCTCGGACCGCTGGCGCTAGCCGCCGCGTCGGAAAACCTCACCACCGGCGGACGCGTGGTCGTTTTCGGCACATCGCAATTTGCCAGCGATCAGGTCTTCGATTCCGGTTACGGTAACAGCGACTTATTCATCAACTCGGTGGATTGGGCGGCGGAGCAAGATGCTATTGGGATAACGCCCAAACAACCCGTATCACGCGTCTTCCAGCCAGCCTCGCAACTGCGGATGCTGATGCTAATGCTGATCGTCGGACTGGTTATGCCCGGCATCTTCATAGCGCTGGGCATCGTTACTTGGCTGCAACGCCGACGACAAGGGTAG
- a CDS encoding ABC transporter permease subunit, whose protein sequence is MRNIWTIAKREYDHYFISPIAYVVAVALLFLVGGYFALMLLAANQGGGFGGGFVPEIPEVNNLFGFLLLLSIPALTMRVLADETRTGTIELLLTAPVRDFELVAGKWLGSFLFVLTLILVTVLYPIILNSQVSPGLDWKLLISSYLALILLSGALIALGVGISAMFSNQVTAFITTLGLFIFLWWLVGIPASLIPVGSDFFNYLVLNSHFSGALNQGNIYLSDLVYFLSLIAIGLFTGTVAIEIRRWR, encoded by the coding sequence ATGCGTAACATTTGGACCATCGCAAAGCGCGAATATGACCATTACTTTATCAGCCCGATCGCTTACGTAGTTGCCGTGGCTTTGTTATTCCTCGTCGGCGGATATTTCGCGCTGATGTTGTTAGCGGCAAACCAAGGCGGAGGCTTCGGCGGCGGATTCGTGCCTGAAATCCCAGAGGTCAATAACTTGTTCGGATTTCTTCTTTTACTCTCGATTCCCGCGCTGACCATGCGCGTCCTTGCGGATGAAACCCGCACCGGGACGATCGAACTGCTCCTCACGGCTCCGGTCCGCGACTTCGAGTTGGTCGCCGGAAAGTGGCTAGGCAGTTTCCTGTTTGTTCTCACGCTCATTCTAGTGACGGTTCTATACCCCATCATCTTGAACTCGCAAGTCTCGCCGGGTCTGGATTGGAAATTGCTGATCTCATCTTATTTGGCGCTGATTCTCCTCAGCGGCGCGTTGATCGCGCTAGGCGTTGGCATTTCCGCCATGTTTAGCAATCAGGTGACGGCGTTCATCACCACGCTGGGGCTGTTCATCTTCTTGTGGTGGTTGGTAGGAATTCCCGCCAGCCTGATACCGGTGGGCAGTGACTTTTTCAATTATCTGGTGCTCAACTCGCACTTTAGCGGCGCGCTCAACCAAGGGAATATTTACCTGTCTGACCTTGTGTACTTCCTCAGCCTCATCGCGATCGGGCTGTTCACCGGAACGGTGGCAATCGAAATTCGGAGATGGAGATAA
- a CDS encoding ABC transporter ATP-binding protein, whose amino-acid sequence MIQVSGLIKDYGARRALNNISFDAKQGEIVGFLGPNGAGKTTTMRILTGYMPPTEGTITVAGYDVVEESLEVRKRVGYLPETVPLYNEMTAFEYLKFMGELRHIPNAEERALETLDSVNLDARANSYIGTFSKGMRQRVGLAQALLHRPEVLILDEPTIGLDPSQVVEIRAVIREIGKDRTVLFSTHILSEAQQICDRVLIINKGKIVAEDTPENLQSRLVGEQRVVLRVRGESDDLAAKVKKIKGVKDVETKADGSIEFEFSAGQDARPQVAKTVVQGGYDLLEMRSVGMSLEEIFLELTRENTSSKKSS is encoded by the coding sequence ATGATACAAGTCAGCGGTCTCATAAAAGATTACGGAGCGCGCCGCGCGCTCAACAACATCAGTTTCGACGCAAAGCAAGGTGAGATCGTTGGCTTTCTTGGTCCGAATGGCGCGGGCAAAACAACGACCATGCGGATCCTCACCGGGTATATGCCTCCTACAGAAGGGACGATCACGGTGGCAGGATACGACGTTGTCGAAGAATCGCTCGAAGTCCGCAAACGAGTCGGGTATCTGCCTGAAACGGTTCCCCTCTACAATGAAATGACCGCCTTCGAATACTTGAAATTCATGGGCGAGTTGCGCCACATCCCGAACGCAGAAGAACGAGCGCTCGAAACGCTCGATTCAGTCAACCTCGACGCGCGCGCGAACAGTTATATCGGCACATTCTCCAAAGGGATGCGCCAGCGCGTGGGCTTGGCTCAGGCATTGCTTCATCGCCCGGAAGTGCTGATCCTCGATGAGCCGACCATCGGTCTCGATCCAAGCCAAGTGGTGGAGATCCGTGCCGTAATTCGCGAGATCGGAAAAGACCGCACTGTGCTGTTCTCGACGCACATCCTTTCAGAGGCGCAACAGATCTGCGACCGGGTACTCATCATCAATAAAGGAAAGATCGTCGCCGAGGATACGCCCGAAAACCTCCAATCGAGGCTGGTCGGCGAACAACGCGTCGTCCTGCGCGTGCGCGGCGAGTCAGATGATCTCGCGGCAAAGGTCAAGAAGATCAAAGGCGTAAAAGATGTCGAGACCAAGGCGGACGGTTCGATTGAATTCGAGTTTTCCGCTGGGCAAGACGCGCGCCCGCAAGTCGCAAAGACGGTCGTCCAAGGCGGCTACGATCTTTTGGAAATGCGCTCGGTGGGCATGAGCCTCGAGGAGATCTTCCTCGAACTCACCCGCGAAAATACATCCAGCAAGAAATCATCGTGA
- a CDS encoding PQQ-binding-like beta-propeller repeat protein, translated as MSRKVIPFVVAFVLVCLVMAVAALFSFSGLAKAEKFSASQVWSQSYDTAESMKVINLIGDDNDELFIQNENNVTIFDGSGNVLFSKDYQYPKTTLGDVNGDNREDLIVFYLGDLGYAVDVINDGQVSTLAQGLTVGLPARVALLRFASGPQIVLGDSGGGLQSLSLSGQELWNYSVGGEEIRGLDDALINGQVHLAAASHDGSVVVLDEDGQKVWEASQESLRRMRAFDFNSDGNSEILTGGEFGAFVALSAVDGSQIYSQGMGQAISEIREVEINGEPSSREFVVGGKDGGVWAYSTQGGVVKQMWTGSLSDKVTEISGIDVDGDGVEEAVLGDDSGVVAVFTGDGSRNNLDNHSTGITRIDVGKLNGERYVVIADYNDVQVNKVSFNSIPGFQYMPLVVGIIVSAVILIIAAILASIPKKPELKVSFQDKSKESLEAERRMLKESIADVERLRKSGEVTGDAYLARLKRLRGDLAENETAFKTAGFPIKVETIQCPNCGGTLELGMDKCEYCGQVLLS; from the coding sequence ATGAGTCGCAAAGTAATTCCGTTTGTGGTCGCGTTCGTTCTGGTTTGTCTCGTCATGGCGGTCGCCGCGTTGTTCTCGTTCAGCGGATTGGCAAAGGCTGAGAAATTCAGCGCGTCGCAAGTTTGGTCTCAGAGTTACGATACAGCCGAAAGCATGAAGGTCATCAATTTGATAGGCGACGACAATGACGAGTTGTTCATCCAAAACGAAAACAACGTCACCATCTTCGACGGCAGTGGAAATGTGTTGTTCAGCAAAGACTATCAATACCCGAAGACCACGCTCGGCGACGTGAACGGCGACAACCGTGAAGACCTCATCGTTTTTTATCTCGGCGATCTGGGCTATGCCGTAGATGTGATCAACGACGGACAAGTCTCGACCCTCGCGCAGGGATTGACTGTCGGACTCCCCGCGCGGGTCGCCCTCCTCCGCTTCGCTTCTGGACCGCAAATCGTGCTGGGCGACAGTGGCGGCGGACTCCAATCGTTGAGCCTCAGCGGACAAGAGCTTTGGAATTACTCCGTCGGCGGCGAGGAGATTCGGGGGCTCGATGACGCGCTCATCAACGGGCAAGTCCATCTCGCCGCGGCGTCTCACGATGGCTCGGTGGTGGTGTTGGATGAAGATGGGCAAAAGGTTTGGGAGGCGAGTCAGGAGTCCCTGCGAAGGATGCGTGCGTTCGACTTCAACAGCGACGGCAATAGCGAAATCCTGACAGGCGGAGAGTTCGGCGCGTTCGTCGCGTTATCCGCTGTGGATGGGAGTCAAATTTACAGTCAAGGAATGGGGCAAGCAATTTCTGAAATTCGAGAAGTGGAAATCAACGGCGAACCGTCGTCGCGTGAATTTGTCGTCGGCGGAAAAGACGGCGGCGTGTGGGCATATTCGACTCAAGGCGGCGTTGTGAAGCAAATGTGGACGGGCTCGCTTTCGGACAAGGTCACTGAAATTTCTGGCATAGACGTGGACGGCGACGGCGTGGAAGAAGCCGTGCTCGGCGACGACAGCGGAGTTGTGGCGGTGTTCACTGGCGACGGCTCGCGCAACAACTTGGATAATCACAGCACGGGCATCACGCGCATTGACGTTGGCAAGTTGAACGGCGAACGCTATGTGGTGATCGCAGATTACAACGATGTGCAGGTGAACAAAGTTAGCTTCAACTCGATTCCAGGATTTCAATACATGCCGTTAGTTGTCGGCATCATCGTCTCGGCTGTGATTTTGATCATCGCGGCGATCCTTGCGTCCATTCCGAAAAAGCCTGAGTTGAAAGTTTCGTTCCAGGATAAAAGCAAGGAATCGCTCGAAGCCGAACGCCGCATGTTGAAAGAATCCATCGCGGACGTGGAACGGCTCCGCAAATCGGGCGAGGTGACGGGCGATGCCTATCTCGCACGCCTCAAACGCCTGCGCGGCGATCTCGCGGAGAATGAGACCGCGTTCAAAACCGCAGGCTTCCCCATCAAAGTGGAGACGATTCAATGTCCCAACTGCGGAGGCACCCTCGAACTCGGCATGGATAAGTGCGAGTATTGCGGGCAGGTATTGTTGTCGTAG